In the genome of Telluria beijingensis, one region contains:
- a CDS encoding methyl-accepting chemotaxis protein produces the protein MKQLNIGARLGLGFAIVLLLLVALSATALTRMQAAGDLTYRLVDTSIKNQRTLAEWRRNIEVNSAINETVYYAQDAGILDVIGPRRQAITSRSNVLQKEIEESLRNPGVREQFTFVKEERVGYMAARDALFKARRDGDQAQLDAIYRDQLTPRTVSYLATVDKLATMQIAAADAVAQSILNSYASTRVILFVLGGAALLLGAACAWFISRSITAPLRQAVEVAGRVAEGDLTSRFSQQVLDRRDEVGQLMAALLRMNGSLAAIVGQVREGTATIATASNEIASGNQDLSSRTEQQASSLEETAASMEELTSTVRQNTEHARRANGLAASAAGVAGEGGRMVADVVGTMGRIDAASQRIVDIIGLIDGIAFQTNILALNAAVEAARAGEQGRGFAVVAGEVRTLAHRSAAAAREIKGLIDDSVGQVQQGTQQVARAGATMEQIVRSIDQVTTIMAEIAAASEEQSAGIEQVNTAIVEMDRVTQQNAALVEEAAAAADAMREQAGQLAAVVGTFRLADGARIGHDRPRASALLVSTQ, from the coding sequence GTGAAACAACTGAATATCGGCGCCCGCCTGGGGCTTGGCTTTGCCATTGTCCTCCTGCTTCTCGTCGCCTTGAGCGCCACCGCACTCACGCGCATGCAAGCGGCGGGTGACCTCACCTACCGCCTCGTCGACACCAGCATCAAGAACCAGCGCACCCTGGCCGAGTGGCGCCGCAACATCGAAGTCAACAGCGCCATCAACGAAACCGTGTATTACGCCCAGGATGCCGGCATCCTCGACGTCATCGGCCCGCGCCGCCAGGCCATCACCAGCCGCTCCAACGTGCTGCAGAAAGAGATCGAGGAATCGCTGCGCAACCCCGGCGTGCGCGAGCAGTTCACCTTCGTCAAGGAAGAACGGGTCGGCTACATGGCCGCCCGCGACGCCCTGTTCAAGGCCAGGCGCGACGGCGACCAGGCGCAGCTGGACGCCATCTACCGCGACCAGCTGACGCCGCGCACCGTCTCCTACCTGGCCACGGTGGACAAGCTGGCCACCATGCAGATCGCCGCCGCCGACGCCGTCGCCCAATCGATCCTAAATTCGTATGCCAGCACCCGCGTGATCCTGTTCGTGCTGGGCGGCGCCGCGCTGCTGCTGGGCGCCGCCTGCGCCTGGTTCATCAGCCGCTCGATCACGGCGCCGCTGCGCCAGGCGGTCGAAGTGGCCGGGCGCGTGGCCGAAGGCGACCTCACCAGCCGCTTCAGCCAGCAGGTGCTGGACCGCCGCGACGAGGTCGGCCAGCTGATGGCGGCGCTGTTGCGCATGAACGGCAGCCTGGCGGCCATCGTCGGCCAGGTGCGCGAAGGCACAGCGACCATCGCCACCGCTTCGAACGAGATCGCGAGCGGCAACCAGGACCTGTCGAGCCGCACCGAACAGCAGGCAAGCTCGCTGGAAGAAACGGCGGCCTCGATGGAAGAACTCACGTCCACCGTGCGCCAGAATACCGAACACGCGCGGCGCGCCAACGGCCTGGCCGCCAGTGCCGCCGGCGTGGCCGGCGAAGGCGGACGCATGGTGGCCGACGTGGTCGGCACCATGGGCCGCATCGATGCCGCCTCGCAGCGCATCGTCGACATCATCGGCCTCATCGACGGCATCGCCTTCCAGACCAATATCCTGGCCCTCAACGCGGCGGTCGAGGCGGCGCGCGCCGGCGAACAGGGCCGCGGCTTCGCCGTCGTCGCCGGCGAGGTGCGCACCCTGGCCCACCGCTCGGCGGCGGCGGCCAGGGAAATCAAGGGCCTGATCGACGATTCGGTCGGCCAGGTCCAGCAAGGCACGCAGCAGGTGGCGCGCGCCGGCGCCACCATGGAGCAGATCGTGCGCAGCATCGACCAGGTCACCACCATCATGGCCGAGATCGCCGCCGCCAGCGAGGAGCAGAGCGCCGGCATCGAGCAGGTCAATACCGCAATCGTCGAGATGGACCGCGTAACGCAGCAGAACGCGGCCCTGGTCGAAGAAGCGGCAGCCGCCGCCGACGCGATGCGCGAGCAGGCCGGCCAGCTGGCGGCGGTGGTCGGCACCTTCCGGCTCGCGGACGGCGCACGGATCGGCCACGACAGGCCGCGCGCTTCGGCCTTGCTGGTTTCTACACAGTGA
- a CDS encoding TonB-dependent receptor has translation MKARQVRPAQKLLVAAVSGIVCSIAHAQQAPITPDDGGGTAVPEVVVTAQRTVSLASRTPVAMSVLSGEQLRDLGADSPATIGPRLPNVHLDQAFSGLRVTIRGISNNDTTDKGDPSAAFMLDGVYIARPAGQSANILDVDRIEVLRGPQGTLYGRNTTAGLVNVISNAPTDRLEGALGLEIGTYGKRKVDGVVNIPVNDALALRAAVSQVRHDPYLKNGQGTPHRPGMDRDERDARLSAKLRFNRDASLVLRYDHGETEGNNDRFVPDTNFYTGVASGRPVWRDSTTDERLTNGFRPPNMTPVQGWHDRLARGLSADLSWDLGPATFHYLASRRKLDQQIRQNYYYRVAPTVALGVINNYDGHNEQDSHELRLATNGDGPLSAQAGLYYFSEDSNTSYAFQGLQPVGLPPYYSFPLRTQARSRAVFGQLTWRVRDDLRLTAGARRTEDDKNRVGSTDFQQGPVFNPATDRRLLNAAELSTSRTTWRLGAEFDLAPATLLYGSLATGYKAGGFNDGCIAGTSALGISCPAAVAVSESALYYQPEELRAYEAGLKSRLLGGRLTVNAAAFLYDYTNLQLSGTAIVSGAPRILTSNAGVARSRGLELDGEVAIGSNGRLSYGATLLDAHYVTYAPNPSVDWSGRRLDRAPSHVYTLGYEHRFSALGGQLRAGVFARRSADYVIAIPSQALEYRIPAHTTTDATLRYQPAGAAWSLLARVRNLENSVRPSIIDSFGMTTPTAPRTADLRLDVRF, from the coding sequence ATGAAAGCAAGGCAAGTCCGCCCAGCCCAAAAGCTGCTGGTCGCGGCAGTATCCGGTATCGTCTGCAGCATCGCCCACGCCCAGCAAGCACCTATCACCCCCGACGACGGCGGCGGCACGGCAGTGCCCGAAGTCGTCGTCACCGCCCAGCGCACCGTCTCGCTGGCCTCGCGCACCCCGGTCGCGATGAGCGTCCTGAGCGGCGAGCAGCTGCGCGACCTCGGCGCCGACAGCCCGGCCACCATTGGCCCGCGCCTGCCCAATGTGCACCTCGACCAGGCCTTCTCGGGCCTGCGCGTGACGATCCGCGGCATCAGCAACAACGACACCACCGACAAGGGCGACCCATCGGCCGCCTTCATGCTCGACGGCGTGTACATTGCCCGTCCGGCCGGCCAGAGCGCCAATATCCTCGACGTCGACCGCATCGAAGTGCTGCGCGGCCCGCAGGGCACGCTGTATGGCCGCAATACCACTGCCGGACTGGTCAACGTGATCTCGAACGCCCCGACCGACCGCCTCGAGGGCGCGCTCGGCCTGGAAATCGGCACCTACGGCAAGCGCAAGGTCGATGGCGTCGTCAATATCCCGGTGAACGACGCGCTGGCGCTGCGCGCCGCCGTCAGCCAGGTCCGCCACGATCCCTACCTGAAGAACGGCCAGGGCACGCCGCACCGGCCCGGCATGGACCGCGACGAACGCGATGCGCGCCTGAGCGCGAAGCTGCGCTTCAACCGCGACGCCAGCCTGGTGCTGCGCTACGACCATGGCGAGACCGAAGGCAATAACGACCGCTTCGTCCCCGACACCAATTTCTATACCGGCGTCGCCAGCGGCCGCCCCGTATGGCGCGACAGCACCACCGACGAACGCCTCACCAACGGCTTCCGCCCGCCCAATATGACCCCGGTCCAGGGCTGGCACGACCGCCTGGCGCGCGGCCTGTCGGCGGACCTGAGCTGGGACCTGGGCCCGGCCACCTTCCACTACCTGGCCTCACGCCGCAAGCTGGACCAGCAAATCCGCCAGAATTATTATTATCGCGTCGCCCCGACCGTGGCGCTTGGCGTGATCAACAACTACGACGGCCATAACGAACAGGATTCGCACGAGCTGCGCCTGGCCACCAATGGCGACGGCCCGCTCAGCGCCCAGGCCGGCCTGTATTACTTCAGCGAGGACTCCAACACCTCGTATGCCTTCCAGGGCCTGCAGCCGGTGGGCCTGCCGCCGTATTACTCCTTCCCGCTGCGCACCCAGGCGCGCAGCCGGGCCGTGTTCGGCCAGCTGACCTGGCGCGTGCGCGACGACCTGCGCCTGACGGCAGGTGCGCGCCGCACCGAGGACGACAAGAACCGCGTCGGCTCGACCGACTTCCAGCAGGGGCCGGTGTTCAATCCGGCCACCGACCGCCGCCTGCTGAACGCGGCCGAACTGTCCACCAGCCGCACCACCTGGCGCCTGGGCGCGGAGTTCGACCTGGCCCCGGCCACCCTGCTGTACGGCAGCCTGGCCACGGGCTACAAGGCGGGTGGCTTCAACGACGGCTGCATCGCCGGCACCAGCGCGCTGGGCATCTCTTGCCCGGCCGCGGTCGCGGTCTCGGAAAGCGCGCTGTACTACCAGCCGGAAGAACTGCGCGCCTACGAGGCCGGCCTCAAGTCGCGCCTGCTCGGCGGACGGCTGACGGTCAATGCCGCCGCCTTCCTGTACGACTACACCAACCTGCAGTTGTCGGGCACCGCCATCGTCTCGGGCGCGCCGCGCATCCTGACCAGCAATGCCGGCGTGGCCCGCTCGCGCGGCCTGGAACTGGACGGCGAAGTCGCCATCGGCAGCAACGGCCGCCTGAGCTATGGCGCCACCCTGCTCGACGCCCACTACGTGACGTATGCCCCGAACCCCAGCGTCGACTGGAGCGGGCGCAGGCTGGACCGGGCGCCGAGCCACGTCTACACCCTGGGCTACGAACACCGGTTCAGCGCCCTGGGAGGACAGCTGCGCGCCGGCGTGTTCGCGCGCAGGAGCGCCGACTACGTGATCGCGATCCCGAGCCAGGCGCTGGAATACCGCATCCCGGCCCACACCACCACCGACGCCACGCTGCGCTATCAGCCGGCCGGCGCCGCCTGGAGCCTGCTGGCCCGGGTGCGCAACCTGGAGAACTCGGTGCGGCCGTCGATCATCGACAGCTTCGGCATGACCACGCCGACCGCGCCACGCACCGCCGACCTGCGCCTCGACGTGCGCTTCTGA
- a CDS encoding oxygenase MpaB family protein, with protein sequence MHHDAAHLLSPSLRADPPADATVARMLAGADGPHAIADRIAAVSREMTRWETNGGLAGWRPDPSLDPRAAGALTDYLASCQALPDWADPARIARAEALFMDMSMLSCTLLFCASLPECYVLPDLSAVLHAAGQLEAHTDYRVRSTAAMIFPVMLEGGLTTPAGGGVAQTLKVRLIHATIRHLILRGSPEDSLGAGPVRPLAVAGGGIYHTLYAHGWDTARNGMPCNQEELAFTLLTFNYVFLRGLRKLGLGLARQDEEDYLHAWNVLGHVLGIERSLMADTMEEAERAFAEIQARGRQLVRAPDPRPALAAALMQAMENEIPLRLLKPFPTLLTRLLCGRDATRDLGLNARLPLLSRLLFTGGLAAVRAIDAVVRIFVPGFSISRMLTRVFGYRLVTRFLMDQTRPLRLPEALLNEVNDATEQWRHDPKAPRWMNRLEARLAGRRVTP encoded by the coding sequence ATGCACCACGACGCCGCCCACCTGCTGTCTCCTTCACTGCGCGCCGACCCGCCAGCCGACGCCACGGTCGCCCGCATGCTGGCCGGCGCCGACGGCCCGCATGCGATCGCCGACCGCATCGCCGCCGTCAGCCGCGAGATGACGCGCTGGGAAACCAATGGCGGCCTGGCCGGCTGGCGGCCCGACCCCAGCCTCGACCCGCGCGCGGCCGGGGCACTGACCGACTACCTGGCCAGTTGCCAGGCCCTGCCCGACTGGGCCGATCCGGCGCGCATCGCGCGCGCCGAGGCGCTGTTCATGGACATGAGCATGCTGTCCTGCACCCTGCTGTTCTGCGCCAGCCTGCCCGAATGCTATGTGCTGCCCGACCTGTCGGCGGTGCTGCATGCGGCCGGCCAGCTCGAGGCCCATACCGACTACCGGGTGCGCTCCACGGCGGCGATGATCTTCCCGGTGATGCTCGAAGGCGGCCTGACCACGCCGGCGGGCGGCGGCGTGGCCCAGACGCTCAAGGTGCGCCTGATCCACGCCACCATCCGCCACCTGATCCTGCGCGGCTCGCCCGAGGACTCGCTCGGCGCCGGCCCGGTGCGCCCGCTGGCGGTGGCCGGCGGCGGCATCTACCACACCCTGTACGCCCACGGCTGGGACACGGCGCGTAACGGCATGCCCTGCAACCAGGAAGAACTGGCCTTCACCCTGCTCACCTTCAATTATGTGTTCCTGCGCGGGCTGCGCAAGCTGGGCCTGGGCCTGGCGCGCCAGGACGAGGAAGACTACCTGCACGCCTGGAATGTGCTTGGCCACGTGCTCGGCATCGAACGTTCTCTGATGGCCGATACCATGGAAGAGGCGGAACGCGCTTTCGCCGAGATCCAGGCCCGCGGCCGGCAGCTGGTGCGCGCGCCCGATCCGCGTCCGGCCCTGGCCGCGGCCCTGATGCAGGCGATGGAAAACGAGATTCCTCTGCGCCTGCTGAAACCCTTCCCGACCCTGCTCACCCGCCTGCTGTGCGGCCGCGACGCGACCCGCGACCTGGGCTTGAACGCGCGCCTGCCGCTGCTCTCGCGGTTGCTGTTCACCGGCGGCCTGGCGGCGGTGCGCGCCATCGACGCCGTGGTGCGGATATTCGTGCCCGGCTTCTCGATCAGCCGCATGCTGACCCGCGTGTTCGGCTACCGCCTGGTGACCCGCTTCCTGATGGACCAGACCCGCCCGCTGCGCCTGCCGGAAGCCCTGCTGAACGAGGTCAACGACGCCACCGAACAATGGCGCCACGACCCGAAGGCGCCGCGCTGGATGAACCGCCTCGAGGCGCGCCTGGCCGGGCGCCGGGTGACGCCATGA